In Diaphorobacter ruginosibacter, the genomic stretch GAGCCTGAGCAACGAGCTCTATCATTTCAAGGCGGACCGCTATTGGCGCAACATCGAGGCCTACCGCTACGACCCTGCGGCACAGACCATCAGCCGTGGGGACTACCTGGAGCTCTCCCACGATCTGGAGCAGACCGGCAACCGCCTGGAATCCAGGATCAAGGCCGGAGCCCATCAGCTGGCGGTGGGCTGGGAGGCCAACCGCGCGCGGTTCCGCTACGCAGGAAACTCGGACAGCCGCACGGTCACGCGCCCCATTGGCGACACAGGCATCGTGCCCTGGGACAGCCCAAGCGCCATGGTGCCCCGCTTTACGACCGAAGCCACCACGCACGACTTCTATGCCGAAGACGCCTGGACGCTCAGCGACCGCTGGCTGCTGCTGGCGGGGTTGCGCCGCGACCTGACGGACTTCAGCCGCAACGACCTGATCGGCAGCGGTTCATTCGACAAGACCCTTGGCGGCACCGCCTGGCGCCTCGGCCTGACCCACAAGCTCAGCGCACAGACCAGCCTGTACGGACAGGTCTCGCAAGGCCACGACCCGGTCACCAACGTCCTGACGCTGAATCTGGCCAACCGCGACTTCAAGCTCACCACGGCACGCCAGGCCGAGGTCGGCATCAAGCAGCAGTTCGGCGAGGGCCGCGGCGAATGGACGGCTGCCCTGTACCGTATCGAGAAAAAGGACATCATCACCCGCGACCCGAACAACAGCCAGGTATCGGTGCAAGGCGGCAAGCAGCACTCCCAGGGCCTGGAGCTGAGCGCGGTGACGCGCCTGTCACCCCACTGGCGCCTGGAAGGCAACTATGCCCTGGTCGACGCCAAATATGACGAACTGATAGAGGCAGGCGGAGCCGATCGCTCCGGCAAGCGCCCGCCGAATGTGGCACGGAACACCGCCAACCTGTGGGCGCACTACACCACCCACAGCGACCTGGGCCGCTGGCAGGCCTCGCTGGGCGCGCGCGCCGTGGGCCAGCGCTTTGCCGACAACGCCAACACCGCAACCAGCCCAGGCTATACCGTATGGGATGCTGCCCTGAGCTGGCGCCCCGGGCCTCGCAGCACCTACCGCCTGACGGTACGCAACCTGACCGACAAGGTCTACACCTACTCGGCTGTCTCCAACGCCAAGGCATCGCAAGCCTATCCAGGCGAAGGCCGCCGCGTGGATCTGACGGCGGAGCTGGCGTTCTGATCCCGCACCCCGAATCCACGGAACAACGGCGTCCGACGCATGCATTGGCCTGAACTCATCACCAGAGCACCATGAACCCCAGTCGATACATGCCCGTCGGCCTCCTGCCCCTGCCCTTCCTGAAACGCCATGCGGTCGCACTCATGGCGGTTCTGGGGCTTGCCGCCTGCTCCGAGCATTCCTCCTCCACTGGCGCCCCTGCCGCCCCCGCCGCACCCGGCAGGTCGGTGCGTGCGCCCGTCACCATCGAGGTCTGCGGCCACCCTGTCACCTATGCCCGGGTGCCGCAGCGTGCCGTCACCCACGGCATCAACATCACCGAGATGTTTCTGGCACTGGGCCTGCAGGAGCGTCTTGTCGGCTATGGTGGCCTGCGCGATGTCAAGCGCCTGCCACAGGCGATGCAGCCCTTGCTGGCATCGGTGCCCGACCTGTCCAACCAGGGCATGAATCTGGAAACGTTGATCAATGCGCAGCCGGATTTCGTCTTCAGTGGCTGGGCCTACGGCTTTCGCCAGGGGCAGATCACCCCGGGCAGCCTGCGAGAACTGGGCATCGACAGCTACGTGCTCAGCGAATCCTGCATTCGCCAGGTGGCGCGCGAACGCGTTTCGCTGGAAGACACCTTCAACGACCTGCTCAACCTGGGCCGCATCTTCGATATCGAGGAACGCGCAACAGCCCTCGTCAACGCACAGCGCGCCGAGCTTCAGCGGATCACCGATGCGCTCGGAGGCCTGAAGGAAAAGCCCAGGGTGTTTGTGTTCGACAGCGGCACCGACATCCCTGTCACCACGGGACGCTACGCCATGCCGCAGGCAATGATCGAAGCGGCCGGCGGCAGCAACATCTTCGATGACCTGAACAGCAGCTGGATGAGCGGCAACTGGGAGGACGTGATTGCGCGCAATCCCGACTGGATTGTCATCGTCGATAACGACCGCCCCACGCCGGACGGCAAGCGCCAGTTCCTGCTCGGCAAACCCGAGCTATCACAGGTCAAGGCCATAAGGGAGCAGAACTTTGTGCTGATGGATTTCTCCGAGGCAACGCCCGGCCCGCGCAATGTGGATGCCGTGCGCCGGCTGGCGCATGCCTTGCACCCGCAACAGGTCACGCAGCCATGAGCCCGGAATCGGCACTGGGTTTTGCCCGGCAACGCCAGCGGCTGGCAATGTACCTGGCAGTGCTGCTGAGCCTGCTGCTGGTCTCGCTCACGCTGGCCATCACGCTCGGCCCCGTGCGCATCTCACCGCAACAGGCCTGGCTGATCACGGCCCACGAGATCGGGGTGCGGCTGGGCATGGAGATGCAGCCCGGCGACTGGACATCGGCCCAGTTCCAGATCGTCTGGCGTGTACGCATGCCGCGCGTACTGCTCGCGGCACTTGTCGGTGCGGGTTTGGCACTGGTGGGTGTCGCCATGCAGGCCATGGTGCGCAACCCCCTGGCCGACCCTTACCTGCTGGGCGTGTCATCCGGTGCGTCCGTGGGCGCGGTCAGCGTGATTGCCTTTGGCGCACTGGCGTTTGCGGGCGACCTGGCCTTGCCGCTGGGCGCCTTCGGGGGCGCGCTCGCCGCCTGCATTGCCGTGTATTTCCTGGCCCATGCCCATGGCAGGCTGATCTCCATCCGCCTGGTTCTGGGCGGAGTGGCCATCGCGTATGCCTTGAGCGGCGTCACCAGCCTCATCGTGCTCACCACCGACCAGCGCGAGCTGGCCAACTCCGTTCTGACATGGACCCTGGGAAGCCTCGCCGGAACGCGCTGGGACGAACTGGGCCTGCCCGCGGTGCTGCTGGTCATCGGGGCCGCCTTGCTGCTGACGCAGGCGCGTTCGCTGAACGCCTTGCTCTCGGGCGAGGAAAGCGCCGCCACCCTGGGGGTGGATACCACGCGTACCCGGCGCTGGCTGTTCGTGCTGGTCTCGCTGGTCACGGGCGTATTGGTCTCGCTCGCCGGCCCGATCGGGTTCGTGGGCCTGATCGTGCCGCATGTCACCCGCATGCTGGTGGGTGCGGAGCATCGCAGCGTGCTGCCCGTTTCCGCCCTGGCGGGCGCGATCTTCCTGGTCTGGGTGGATGTGTTTTCGCGCATCACCTTCGCCCCCGCGGAGGTGCCGGTGGGCGTCATCACCTCCTTGCTGGGCGGGCCCTTCTTTGTATGGATGCTGTGCCGCAAGAGCGCGCGCGAGAGGCTGATCGCATGAGCGGCGAGCACCTCCAGGCCCGCAACCTGAGCTGGCAGGCCGCGGCCAGCCATATCGTGGACGATGTCAGCCTGCATGTGATGAGGGGCGAGCTGGTCGGACTGCTCGGGCCCAACGGCAGCGGCAAGTCCACGCTGCTGCGCATGATCTACCGCATCCTTCAGCCCGCTCGTGGCAGCGTGCATGTCGAGGGCCGTGACGTGTGGCAGGCAGGAGCCCGCGACAACGCCCGCGCGATGGCGGTGCTGGCGCAGGAAAACTCCAGCGAATTCGAACTGCTGGTGCGCGACGTGGTCCTGATGGGGCGAACCCCTCATCAATCTCCCTTTGCTCGCGACAGCGACGAGGACTTCCGCATCGTCTCCGAGGCGCTGCAGCGGGTGGATGCGAAAGACCTCGAGGCGCGCATGTTCTCCACGCTCTCGGGCGGAGAGAAACAGCGCGTGCTCATGGCCCGCGCACTGGCCCAGCAAGCGCCGCTGCTGGTGCTGGACGAGCCCACCAACCATCTCGACGTCCGCCACCAGTTCGAGCTGATGAACCTCATCCGCAGCCTGGGCCTGACCGCATTGGCCGCGCTGCACGAGCTTCCCCTGGCGGCTCACTACTGTGATCGCTTGTACTTGCTCAAGGGCGGCAAGCTGGTCGCCCAGGGCACACCCAGCCAGGTCCTCACGCCGGAAATCATTGCCGATGTGTACAGCGTTCGCGCCCTGGTGCGCACCAGCCCGCACACCGGCAAGCCCTTGATCGAATTTCTGCCGGACGAACTGCTATGACCCCACCGCCCCGGGAAACCCTCACGACCGGCGAAGCAGCCCCGGCCATCATTCTCCTGAGCCGTGGAGCCGCCTATGCGAACGGAGCCGCCGAACTGGCGATGCTGGCAGACCGCCTGCATGCGGCCCTGACCGCCCAGGGCAGACCGCCACTGCGGGTGCAACCCGCGTTCGTGGACCGATCCCAACCCGCACTGCCCGAGGCCCTGGACCTCTGCGCGAGCGCACAAGCAATCGTCATACTGCCCGTGATGGTGCCCGACGAACCTTCACTGCGGCGCTGGCTGCACAAGCTCATCATGCGCTGGCGAGCAGCGCGGGTGAACACCGGCCACTGTCCTCGCCTGATCTTTGCCGAGCCCCTGCTGCAGACACCCCAGCTGGCCGATGTGCTCGCGCACGCCGTGGAAGACGCATTGACGAGGCCGGGCGCCCAGGATGTGCCCGCCACGGTAGGCACCGACGCCTGGGAGCACGACCCCGTGGGGTGGTCTGTCGTACCGGAGCACCAACACCATGTGCTGTGGTGCGTGGGCCCGCGCTGCGCGGCCAAGGGGGCCGTCAAGCTGCTTCCGGATGTGGCACGCACGATACGAGAAAACCCCGGTCTCAAGAAAAGCGTGATGTTGCTGCAGACAGGCTGCCAGTACCCCTGCAACCATGGCCCCTTGATGATCGTCTATCCCGGTGGCCAGTGGTACGGCCCGATGGATCAGTCCAACATAGGGCCCGTGTTGACCCAGCATGTGCTGCACGACGAGGTGAACGAGGACCGGTGCATCCACGGGCTGCGCACATTGGGCGGCAAGGACTGAACACCGCCAGCCCGCAATCCCGCCAAACGACCAAAAAAAAGCGCCCGAGAACGGGCGCCTGTCGCTCAACGAGGCTTGCGTGCCCCGCCCGGCTTCTTGCCGCCCACGCCCGCCCGGGGCGGAAGGCCCGTATGCTGCGTCAGCATGCGCCCTGGCGCTGGCTGGCCGGGCTTGGCAAAACGCACGTCCACTTCCTTTTCCTTCTGCGGACGGGCGGGCTTGGCTGCCTTGCCCATCGCATAGGCCTTGGCCTGCTGCGAGTTCACCGAGCGCGAGGCTACCCCGGTGCCTTGCGTGGAGTTCTTCTTGCGCGCGCTCTGGTAGCCGCCATCCACCAGCGGCTGGAAGGTCGGGATCAGGTGGTTCTTGCCATTGCCGATCAGATCGGCACGGCCCATGGCCTTGAGGGCCTCGCGCAGCATCGGCCAGTTGTTGGGGTCGTGGTAGCGCAGGAAGGCCTTGTGCAGGCGGCGGCGCTTTTCACCGCGCACGATGTCCACGCTTTCCTCCTCGGCATCGCGCATCTCGCGGCGCACCTTGGTGAGCGTGTTGCGGCCCGAGTGGTACATCGCGGTCGCGGTGGCCATCGGGCTCGGGTAGAAGGTCTGCACCTGGTCGGCGCGGAAGCCATTCCTCTTGAGCCAGATGGCGAGGTTCATCATGTCCTCGTCGCTGGTGCCGGGGTGGGCTGCGATGAAGTACGGGATCAGGTACTGCTTCTTGCCCGCTTCCTCGCTGAATTTCTCGAAAAGCTGCTTGAAGCGGTCGTAGCTGCCGATGCCGGGCTTCATCATCTTGTTGAGCGGACCGGC encodes the following:
- a CDS encoding TonB-dependent receptor — protein: MMNHFTLPAVLIGLAPAALAMAAEPTPEPTQASPSRAEAPAQLPTVHVTDSAEDRPGLSKATVSGSRTGLATLDLPASLDSVDEQTWQERGDSRMADIIGRTVGMTPLSATSYNSLSFSTRGFTGTNSVGIAEDGIRLGVASTTTPYPANSWGYERVEVLRGPASIVYGTGTTGATANVVRKQPTRETVREVLLGTGSHGTAKLGLGMGGALSDTLTYRLDAYGHRTDGEHDMARASGGKLMSTLRWQPTSALRLELLADVSDEKPARYFGTPTVNGRIVPELLGRNFNTDDSDIRIKDRRVRGRMLYEVNDWLSLSNELYHFKADRYWRNIEAYRYDPAAQTISRGDYLELSHDLEQTGNRLESRIKAGAHQLAVGWEANRARFRYAGNSDSRTVTRPIGDTGIVPWDSPSAMVPRFTTEATTHDFYAEDAWTLSDRWLLLAGLRRDLTDFSRNDLIGSGSFDKTLGGTAWRLGLTHKLSAQTSLYGQVSQGHDPVTNVLTLNLANRDFKLTTARQAEVGIKQQFGEGRGEWTAALYRIEKKDIITRDPNNSQVSVQGGKQHSQGLELSAVTRLSPHWRLEGNYALVDAKYDELIEAGGADRSGKRPPNVARNTANLWAHYTTHSDLGRWQASLGARAVGQRFADNANTATSPGYTVWDAALSWRPGPRSTYRLTVRNLTDKVYTYSAVSNAKASQAYPGEGRRVDLTAELAF
- a CDS encoding ABC transporter substrate-binding protein, with product MNPSRYMPVGLLPLPFLKRHAVALMAVLGLAACSEHSSSTGAPAAPAAPGRSVRAPVTIEVCGHPVTYARVPQRAVTHGINITEMFLALGLQERLVGYGGLRDVKRLPQAMQPLLASVPDLSNQGMNLETLINAQPDFVFSGWAYGFRQGQITPGSLRELGIDSYVLSESCIRQVARERVSLEDTFNDLLNLGRIFDIEERATALVNAQRAELQRITDALGGLKEKPRVFVFDSGTDIPVTTGRYAMPQAMIEAAGGSNIFDDLNSSWMSGNWEDVIARNPDWIVIVDNDRPTPDGKRQFLLGKPELSQVKAIREQNFVLMDFSEATPGPRNVDAVRRLAHALHPQQVTQP
- a CDS encoding FecCD family ABC transporter permease — its product is MSPESALGFARQRQRLAMYLAVLLSLLLVSLTLAITLGPVRISPQQAWLITAHEIGVRLGMEMQPGDWTSAQFQIVWRVRMPRVLLAALVGAGLALVGVAMQAMVRNPLADPYLLGVSSGASVGAVSVIAFGALAFAGDLALPLGAFGGALAACIAVYFLAHAHGRLISIRLVLGGVAIAYALSGVTSLIVLTTDQRELANSVLTWTLGSLAGTRWDELGLPAVLLVIGAALLLTQARSLNALLSGEESAATLGVDTTRTRRWLFVLVSLVTGVLVSLAGPIGFVGLIVPHVTRMLVGAEHRSVLPVSALAGAIFLVWVDVFSRITFAPAEVPVGVITSLLGGPFFVWMLCRKSARERLIA
- a CDS encoding ABC transporter ATP-binding protein, with amino-acid sequence MSGEHLQARNLSWQAAASHIVDDVSLHVMRGELVGLLGPNGSGKSTLLRMIYRILQPARGSVHVEGRDVWQAGARDNARAMAVLAQENSSEFELLVRDVVLMGRTPHQSPFARDSDEDFRIVSEALQRVDAKDLEARMFSTLSGGEKQRVLMARALAQQAPLLVLDEPTNHLDVRHQFELMNLIRSLGLTALAALHELPLAAHYCDRLYLLKGGKLVAQGTPSQVLTPEIIADVYSVRALVRTSPHTGKPLIEFLPDELL
- a CDS encoding (2Fe-2S) ferredoxin domain-containing protein, with the protein product MTPPPRETLTTGEAAPAIILLSRGAAYANGAAELAMLADRLHAALTAQGRPPLRVQPAFVDRSQPALPEALDLCASAQAIVILPVMVPDEPSLRRWLHKLIMRWRAARVNTGHCPRLIFAEPLLQTPQLADVLAHAVEDALTRPGAQDVPATVGTDAWEHDPVGWSVVPEHQHHVLWCVGPRCAAKGAVKLLPDVARTIRENPGLKKSVMLLQTGCQYPCNHGPLMIVYPGGQWYGPMDQSNIGPVLTQHVLHDEVNEDRCIHGLRTLGGKD